In the genome of Hydractinia symbiolongicarpus strain clone_291-10 chromosome 5, HSymV2.1, whole genome shotgun sequence, one region contains:
- the LOC130646274 gene encoding uncharacterized protein LOC130646274, which translates to MKLTYLLLTLLVFFEAFSTRKYGGRKNKWMKNKWNQKGLRRVNRKYGGNYNGQRYYVRNKIPMLRYYRMKPPKVPKIPKALRCSLKAQERLERLVQEIILKDVKPAPNPLPSCPAGSSLFEVDRFAFAVNLTRTLLLEARDYLKDKCNGGATTTTAPTTTQDMGGSGGREIILPEGSTLVKRLCSEKTGSGPASDVVSMCKECLYTAILPEKKFFPSRIRVVTCGDINEPTSDDKQCFLTEGLCLETEQSVTVFESTEGRNMSDFDQWKSRTLRIPQGCSCHLKRSARLVDLLE; encoded by the exons ATG aaacTGACATACCTTCTACTAACACTGTTGGTCTTTTTCGAAGCCTTCTCCACAAGAAAATATGGTGGAAGAAAAAACAAATGGATGAAAAACAAATGGAACCAAAAAGGTCTACGGAGAGTAAACAGAAAATATGGTGGTAATTATAACGGACAAAGGTATTACGTAAGAAATAAAATACCCATGCTGAGATATTATCGCATGAAACCACCAAAAGTTCCCAAAATCCCTAAAGCGTTACGTTGCTCTCTGAAAGCTCAAGAACGGTTGGAACGGCTTGttcaagaaataattttaaaggatGTGAAACCAGCACCAAACCCTTTACCATCGTGTCCGGCGGGGTCAAGTCTCTTTGAAGTAGATCGTTTTGCTTTCGCCGTGAATTTGACGAGAACATTGTTATTGGAAGCGAGGGATTATTTGAAGGATAAATGTAACGGTGGTGCAACTACAACTACtg cacCAACAACAACACAGGACATGGGTGGTTCAGGAGGTCGTGAAATTATCTTGCCTGAAGGATCAACCCTTGTAAAACGTCTTTGTTCAGAAAAAACTGGAAGTGGTCCTGCGTCGGATGTTGTCAGCATGTGCAAAGAATGCTTATACACAGCAATACTGCCGGAGAA aaagttcTTTCCATCACGAATCCGAGTGGTAACATGCGGAGACATAAATGAACCAACAAGTGACGACAAACAATGCTTTCTAACAGAAGGACTCTGTCTCGAGACGGAACAGTCAGTAACTGTCTTTGAAAGCACTGAAGGACGCAACATGTCCGACTTCGATCAATGGAAGTCTCGAACTTTACGTATTCCGCAAGGTTGTTCTTGTCATTTAAAGAGAAGCGCCAGACTTGTCGACTTGCTGGAGTAA